One part of the Streptomyces sp. NBC_00286 genome encodes these proteins:
- a CDS encoding carbohydrate ABC transporter permease yields MTHTVTARPPAPTAPGGPLGTAGRSPAARTARRKALLHWIAVHCLGIAAALFFVMPFVFILLTSLMDDRQALTSALWPRSWNWDNYANVWNAPGFLTWWRNTLMYAGLGTLFTVVSSLPVAYALAKFRFRGRRIATMLVISAMMLPPQVIIVPMYLFWAKQMGMSGTLWPLIIPMAFGDAFSIFLLRQFLLTIPNEYLDAAKVDGCGELRTLLRIVVPLAKPGIAAVALFQFFYCWNDYFGPQIYASDNPAAWTLSYGLESFKDNHHTNWNLTMAATLLVMAPVIIVFFFAQKAFIEGVTLTGVKG; encoded by the coding sequence ATGACCCACACCGTCACCGCCCGCCCGCCGGCCCCCACCGCACCCGGCGGCCCGCTCGGCACCGCCGGCCGGAGCCCCGCGGCCCGTACCGCCCGGCGCAAGGCGCTGCTGCACTGGATCGCCGTGCACTGTCTGGGCATCGCCGCCGCGCTGTTCTTCGTCATGCCGTTCGTGTTCATCCTGCTCACGTCCCTGATGGACGATCGGCAGGCGCTGACCAGCGCCCTGTGGCCGAGGTCCTGGAACTGGGACAACTACGCGAACGTCTGGAACGCCCCCGGCTTTCTGACCTGGTGGCGCAACACCCTGATGTACGCGGGGCTCGGCACCCTCTTCACCGTCGTCTCCAGCCTTCCGGTGGCGTACGCCCTGGCCAAGTTCCGCTTCCGCGGGCGGCGGATCGCGACGATGCTCGTGATCTCCGCGATGATGCTGCCGCCGCAGGTGATCATCGTGCCGATGTACCTGTTCTGGGCCAAGCAGATGGGCATGAGCGGCACGCTGTGGCCGCTGATCATCCCGATGGCCTTCGGCGACGCCTTCAGCATCTTCCTGCTGCGGCAGTTCCTGCTGACCATTCCGAATGAGTACTTGGACGCGGCCAAGGTCGACGGCTGCGGGGAGCTGCGCACCCTGCTGCGGATCGTGGTGCCGCTGGCCAAGCCGGGGATCGCGGCCGTCGCACTGTTCCAGTTCTTCTACTGCTGGAACGACTACTTCGGCCCGCAGATCTACGCGAGTGACAATCCGGCCGCCTGGACGCTCAGTTACGGACTTGAGTCGTTCAAGGACAACCACCATACGAACTGGAATCTGACCATGGCCGCGACCCTGCTGGTCATGGCCCCCGTGATCATCGTGTTCTTCTTCGCACAGAAGGCGTTCATCGAGGGTGTCACGCTCACCGGAGTGAAGGGCTGA
- a CDS encoding carbohydrate ABC transporter permease yields MTILHGHSAALRTKRRREGLRTLAFLSPWLIGFSVFFVYPLLSTVYFSFMKYDGFKPPTFNGLTNWTYVFSQYPFFWAAMRNTLWLVVIMVAARVVFGLGIGLLITKIKTGAGVFRTFFYLPYLAPPVAATLAFAFLLNPGTGPVNQVLGDLGLPQPGWFNDPTWSKPALTLLALWGIGDLMVIFMAALLDVPKEQYEAAELDGAGSWKRFRYVTLPNISPIVLFAVVTGVIQTMQYYTQPLIAGKTASGVIGAGAGQIYEPGYPGKSTLTLPQLIYSLGFQRFDTGSACVVALVLFALSMAFTALLMRRRGGLITVED; encoded by the coding sequence ATGACGATCCTTCACGGCCACTCGGCGGCGCTGCGTACCAAGCGCCGCCGGGAGGGGCTTCGTACGCTGGCGTTCCTCTCCCCCTGGCTCATCGGTTTCAGCGTCTTCTTCGTCTATCCGCTGCTGTCGACCGTCTACTTCTCCTTCATGAAGTACGACGGCTTCAAGCCGCCCACCTTCAACGGGCTGACCAACTGGACCTACGTCTTCAGCCAATATCCCTTCTTCTGGGCCGCGATGCGCAACACCCTGTGGCTCGTGGTGATCATGGTGGCGGCCCGGGTGGTGTTCGGTCTCGGCATCGGGCTGCTGATCACGAAGATCAAGACGGGTGCGGGCGTGTTCCGTACCTTCTTCTACCTCCCGTATCTCGCCCCGCCCGTCGCCGCGACCCTGGCCTTCGCCTTTCTGCTCAACCCCGGCACCGGCCCGGTCAACCAGGTGCTCGGCGATCTCGGCCTGCCTCAGCCCGGCTGGTTCAACGACCCGACCTGGTCCAAGCCGGCGCTGACTCTGCTCGCGCTGTGGGGCATCGGCGACCTCATGGTCATCTTCATGGCCGCGCTCCTCGATGTGCCCAAAGAGCAGTACGAGGCCGCCGAGCTGGACGGCGCGGGCTCCTGGAAGCGCTTCCGGTACGTCACCCTGCCGAACATCTCGCCCATCGTGCTGTTCGCCGTGGTCACCGGCGTGATCCAGACGATGCAGTACTACACGCAGCCGCTCATCGCCGGTAAGACGGCCAGCGGTGTCATCGGCGCCGGGGCCGGCCAGATCTACGAGCCCGGCTATCCGGGGAAGTCCACGCTGACCCTCCCCCAGCTCATTTACAGCCTGGGCTTCCAGCGCTTCGACACCGGTTCCGCCTGCGTGGTCGCCCTGGTGCTGTTCGCCCTGTCCATGGCGTTCACCGCGCTGCTGATGCGCCGCCGCGGCGGCCTGATCACGGTGGAGGACTGA
- a CDS encoding ABC transporter substrate-binding protein has translation MPRISPVRPVRLAIAATAIALTATACTGSSTSGATDDASKPSTITFWHPWSAPTEVKAIEANVAAFEKAHPNINVKVVGNVDADKVNQALRAGGSNAPDVVASPETSNVGKFCSSGVFADLDPFLEKSKIDTAKTFPKPMLDYTQFEGTRCALPLLGDAYGLYYNKTMFEEAGITSPPKTLSEFKAAAIKLTKSKGDSYSQLGFMPNFHGYEVTVPHLAAQWSPEYFTADGKSNVAKDPAFKELLTWQQDMVKSLGGFQKLEKYRSTFGDEWSAQNPLHTGQIAMNIDGEWRGGMMKDAGVDFEVGVAPFPVPDDQADTYGKGFLTGTIIGLASTSSKQNAAWELVKYMTTNTDAVVSFANAINNVPSTFEALKSPKLENDATMQAFVKIAENPNSNTAPAAVNGSAYQETLQNFAYDYESGKEKGLDAGLAKVAKQIDTDIAKAK, from the coding sequence ATGCCCAGAATCAGTCCCGTACGCCCCGTACGACTCGCGATCGCGGCCACCGCGATCGCCCTGACCGCCACAGCCTGCACAGGTTCCAGCACGTCCGGCGCGACCGACGACGCCAGCAAGCCCTCCACCATCACCTTCTGGCACCCCTGGAGCGCGCCCACCGAGGTCAAGGCGATCGAGGCGAACGTCGCGGCCTTCGAGAAGGCGCACCCCAACATCAACGTCAAGGTCGTCGGGAACGTCGACGCCGACAAGGTCAACCAGGCGCTGCGCGCGGGCGGTTCGAACGCGCCGGACGTGGTCGCATCCCCCGAGACCAGCAACGTCGGCAAGTTCTGTTCGTCCGGTGTTTTCGCCGACCTCGATCCCTTCCTGGAGAAGTCGAAGATCGACACCGCGAAGACCTTCCCCAAGCCGATGCTGGACTACACGCAGTTCGAGGGGACGCGCTGCGCACTGCCCCTGCTGGGCGATGCGTACGGGCTCTACTACAACAAGACGATGTTCGAGGAGGCGGGCATCACGTCCCCGCCCAAGACGCTCTCCGAATTCAAGGCCGCTGCCATCAAGCTGACCAAGAGCAAGGGCGACAGCTACTCGCAGCTCGGCTTCATGCCGAACTTCCACGGCTACGAGGTCACCGTCCCGCACCTCGCGGCGCAGTGGAGCCCGGAGTACTTCACCGCCGACGGCAAGTCGAACGTCGCCAAGGACCCGGCGTTCAAGGAGCTGCTGACCTGGCAGCAGGACATGGTCAAGTCGCTCGGCGGCTTCCAGAAGCTGGAGAAGTACCGCTCCACCTTCGGTGACGAGTGGTCGGCCCAGAACCCGCTGCACACCGGGCAGATCGCCATGAACATCGACGGCGAGTGGCGCGGCGGCATGATGAAGGACGCGGGCGTCGACTTCGAGGTGGGGGTCGCGCCGTTCCCGGTCCCGGACGACCAGGCGGACACGTACGGCAAGGGCTTCCTGACCGGCACGATCATCGGCCTCGCCAGCACCAGCAGCAAGCAGAACGCCGCCTGGGAGCTGGTGAAGTACATGACCACGAACACCGACGCGGTCGTCTCCTTCGCCAACGCCATCAACAACGTTCCCTCGACCTTCGAGGCGCTGAAGTCCCCGAAGCTCGAGAACGACGCGACGATGCAGGCCTTCGTGAAGATCGCCGAGAACCCGAACAGCAACACCGCGCCCGCCGCGGTCAACGGCAGCGCGTACCAGGAGACGCTGCAGAACTTCGCGTACGACTACGAGTCCGGCAAGGAGAAGGGCCTGGACGCGGGGCTTGCGAAGGTCGCAAAGCAGATCGACACCGACATCGCCAAGGCGAAGTAG
- a CDS encoding ROK family transcriptional regulator, translating to MAGSAGTPGTPRVLRAMNDRAALDLLLEHGPLSRTRIGNLTGLSKPTASQLLARLEAAGLVVVTGTSEGRPGPNAQLYAVNPAAARVAGLDVTPTGIRAAIADITGETVGRFELPTPGRSAEGAVDRVLVALDGAVKDAGLHRADVHRIVIGTQGAFDPATGNLRYASHLHGWHSPRLLEDMAAALGPIPFEVENDVNLAAIAEQRIGEARGCENFTLLWGERGFGAAVVIGGRLHRGATGGAGEVAFLPLPGAPLVRNVARSNSGGFEELAGRRAVLGLAREHGLTPPPGISGGTLTEKAAAVVAEAARTAESPGPGQAVLAEFATRLATGLAAVVAVIDPELIILAGGVITAGGEPLRALIQSELAELAVPRPAIRLSTTPDSPVLTGALQSALAATRDEVFDTTGRTP from the coding sequence ATGGCAGGTTCCGCCGGTACCCCGGGCACCCCGCGCGTCCTGCGCGCCATGAACGACCGGGCCGCTCTCGATCTGCTGCTGGAGCACGGGCCGCTGTCGCGGACCAGGATCGGCAACCTCACCGGCCTGTCCAAGCCGACCGCCTCGCAGCTCCTCGCCCGGCTGGAGGCCGCCGGTCTGGTCGTCGTGACCGGCACCAGTGAGGGGCGGCCGGGGCCCAACGCCCAGTTGTACGCGGTGAACCCCGCCGCCGCACGGGTCGCGGGCCTCGACGTCACCCCCACCGGCATCCGTGCCGCGATCGCCGACATCACGGGCGAGACCGTCGGACGGTTCGAACTGCCGACCCCTGGTCGCAGCGCGGAGGGCGCCGTCGACCGCGTACTGGTGGCCCTGGACGGCGCGGTCAAGGACGCCGGGCTGCACCGGGCCGACGTGCACCGGATCGTGATCGGTACGCAGGGCGCCTTCGACCCCGCCACCGGCAACCTGCGTTACGCCAGCCACCTCCACGGCTGGCACTCGCCCCGGCTGCTGGAGGACATGGCCGCCGCGCTCGGCCCCATCCCCTTCGAAGTGGAGAACGACGTCAACCTCGCCGCCATCGCCGAACAGCGCATCGGCGAAGCGCGCGGCTGCGAGAACTTCACCCTGCTCTGGGGAGAACGGGGCTTCGGCGCCGCGGTCGTCATCGGCGGCCGGCTGCACCGGGGCGCCACCGGAGGCGCCGGCGAAGTCGCCTTCCTCCCATTGCCGGGAGCCCCGCTCGTACGCAATGTCGCCCGCAGCAACTCCGGCGGTTTCGAGGAACTGGCCGGTCGCCGGGCCGTGTTGGGCCTGGCCCGCGAGCACGGCCTGACGCCTCCGCCGGGCATCAGCGGCGGCACCCTCACCGAGAAGGCCGCCGCGGTCGTGGCCGAAGCGGCCCGTACGGCCGAGAGCCCCGGACCGGGGCAGGCCGTACTCGCCGAGTTCGCCACCCGGCTCGCCACCGGACTCGCCGCGGTCGTCGCGGTGATCGACCCCGAACTGATCATCCTGGCCGGCGGGGTGATCACCGCCGGCGGCGAACCCCTGCGCGCCCTGATCCAGTCCGAGCTCGCCGAACTGGCCGTCCCCCGCCCCGCCATCCGCCTCAGTACGACACCCGACAGCCCTGTACTGACCGGCGCCCTGCAATCCGCCCTCGCGGCCACCCGCGATGAGGTCTTCGACACCACGGGTCGCACCCCCTGA
- a CDS encoding class I SAM-dependent methyltransferase, whose translation MAGEDEALVDQGLPDQGLPDQGLPDEALLAEQRAYYRARAQEYDRVYAEREDLRNLLAATDELPITGDVLELACGTGQWTGALAERAHSVTALDAAAETLDIACARVTSPNVLFTQADVFAWHPSRRYDTVFFAFWLSHVPPSRLPAFWNTVREALAPHGKAIFIDEGPGEAWREEAAAGQPGSVVLRRLDDGSRHRVVKVFHEPETLTGDLAALGWSADVRLVGGRSFIVGVAEPVGERG comes from the coding sequence ATGGCTGGCGAGGACGAAGCGCTTGTGGACCAAGGCCTTCCGGACCAAGGCCTTCCGGACCAAGGCCTTCCGGACGAAGCCCTGCTGGCGGAACAGCGGGCCTACTACCGGGCCAGAGCGCAGGAGTACGACCGGGTCTATGCCGAACGCGAGGACCTACGGAACCTGCTGGCCGCCACCGACGAACTCCCCATCACCGGCGATGTGTTGGAGCTGGCCTGCGGAACGGGCCAGTGGACCGGCGCCCTCGCTGAACGCGCCCACTCGGTGACCGCGCTCGACGCGGCGGCCGAGACGCTGGACATCGCGTGCGCCCGCGTCACGTCCCCCAACGTCCTGTTCACCCAGGCCGACGTCTTCGCCTGGCATCCGTCGCGCCGCTACGACACGGTCTTCTTCGCCTTCTGGCTCTCCCACGTCCCGCCGTCGCGACTGCCCGCTTTCTGGAACACGGTCCGCGAGGCGCTGGCCCCGCACGGCAAGGCGATCTTCATCGACGAGGGCCCGGGGGAGGCCTGGCGCGAGGAGGCCGCCGCCGGCCAGCCCGGCTCAGTAGTGCTGCGCCGCCTGGACGACGGCAGCCGGCACCGGGTCGTGAAGGTCTTCCACGAGCCGGAGACGCTGACGGGTGATCTCGCGGCGCTGGGATGGTCGGCCGATGTGCGGCTGGTGGGCGGCCGCAGCTTCATCGTGGGCGTGGCGGAACCGGTGGGGGAGCGGGGGTGA
- a CDS encoding DUF1963 domain-containing protein: MTPEMWERLSAFRGKAVARGIPGEDVERWLAVARPCATLARDGDGPVVGRFGGRLLLPAEVPDPEHPFVASVDLAALPAGATDLGLPRDGQLLLFAFPESADDAETMGNVVYVPVGSAVVERDRHAWNAYDFEDEEAMFEAFPEGPLRVTVNVSLPHHQAVEVLGEARSVPIPGHPRSEELVAVWESVRGDVAPEGPLQIGGYADEEAVYIDPVAVAVSRAVRAVEAGGWDGPVSGDVADWVLLADWQAGMDVEGWESATVHWVIQREDLAARRFDRAFTSVFWNP, encoded by the coding sequence ATGACTCCTGAGATGTGGGAACGGTTAAGTGCCTTTCGTGGCAAGGCGGTTGCTCGGGGTATACCGGGCGAGGACGTGGAGCGGTGGTTGGCCGTCGCCCGGCCCTGCGCGACTCTGGCGCGGGACGGGGATGGGCCGGTTGTGGGGCGGTTCGGTGGGCGGTTGCTGCTGCCGGCCGAGGTGCCGGACCCCGAGCATCCCTTCGTTGCCTCCGTCGATCTCGCGGCGTTGCCCGCCGGTGCGACGGATTTGGGCCTGCCTCGCGACGGGCAGCTGCTGCTGTTCGCCTTTCCTGAGAGCGCTGACGACGCCGAGACCATGGGGAATGTGGTGTACGTCCCGGTCGGCTCGGCCGTGGTGGAGCGGGATCGGCACGCTTGGAACGCGTACGACTTCGAGGATGAGGAGGCGATGTTCGAGGCGTTTCCGGAGGGGCCGTTGCGGGTGACGGTCAATGTGTCGCTGCCTCACCATCAGGCTGTCGAAGTCCTCGGCGAGGCGAGGAGCGTGCCGATTCCCGGGCATCCCCGGTCCGAGGAACTCGTCGCGGTCTGGGAGAGCGTCCGTGGCGACGTCGCGCCCGAGGGGCCATTGCAGATAGGCGGGTACGCCGATGAGGAGGCCGTCTACATCGATCCGGTCGCCGTTGCCGTGTCCAGGGCTGTGAGAGCGGTGGAAGCGGGCGGGTGGGACGGGCCGGTTTCGGGTGATGTCGCGGACTGGGTGCTTCTGGCCGACTGGCAGGCCGGTATGGATGTGGAGGGCTGGGAGAGTGCCACCGTTCACTGGGTGATCCAGCGCGAGGATCTGGCGGCGCGGCGCTTCGACCGGGCGTTCACCAGCGTGTTCTGGAACCCCTAA
- a CDS encoding ABC transporter ATP-binding protein, protein MLTLGASASTPQAGRIRYGDLDLGNRRHVRTYRHKVSWLPQRPGFLPGMTCREHVAYVGWLKGMRERDAWNAAPEAIERVGLTDKLNNKIKTLSGGQQQRIAIAQALVHDAEVLLLDEPTVGLDPHQRRRFLDLLISLRGTVHVVVSTHDIGDLDEAFDEVVVLEAGRSRFKGTVKEFAGHHASDCAPGRHLESAYAALLEATE, encoded by the coding sequence CTGCTCACCCTCGGCGCCAGCGCCTCCACGCCGCAGGCAGGCCGAATCCGCTACGGGGACCTCGACCTTGGCAACCGCAGGCATGTGCGGACCTACCGCCACAAGGTTTCCTGGCTGCCGCAGCGCCCAGGGTTCCTCCCCGGGATGACGTGCAGAGAGCATGTGGCATACGTGGGCTGGCTCAAGGGCATGCGGGAGCGCGACGCCTGGAATGCCGCACCCGAGGCCATCGAGCGCGTCGGCCTGACCGACAAGCTCAACAACAAGATCAAGACACTCTCCGGCGGACAGCAGCAGCGCATCGCCATCGCGCAAGCCCTCGTCCATGACGCCGAAGTACTCCTTCTCGACGAACCCACCGTCGGGCTCGACCCCCACCAGCGACGCCGCTTTCTCGACCTGCTGATCTCCCTGCGCGGCACGGTCCACGTCGTCGTTTCCACGCACGACATCGGTGACCTGGACGAGGCGTTCGACGAAGTCGTCGTCCTTGAAGCGGGCCGTTCCCGCTTCAAGGGAACGGTCAAGGAATTCGCCGGCCACCACGCATCGGACTGCGCGCCAGGACGCCATCTGGAAAGCGCCTACGCGGCGCTCCTGGAGGCAACCGAATGA
- a CDS encoding DUF7224 domain-containing protein: MTITWANLRASAAPWLLLPALIYISLYIGDVTYTAPSHYGVESGEIAAFPMAVIAPAAAGATAWEAGRHRLLGAMRATSPRNPVVQLLRAVTPALILYVVLAVAALVFARNATGVWPGDAGWLAAAHLIVLPLGWTIIGWCAGRTLPGSIAAPLVAIGCWAWLAMPHSFTNPSLRHLGGFIDGGSTVTDIRDPAVYLVPWGVVAGLAVAAWLLTSPHRRGLKATIGAVTAAATLVTGYLAVTDWGYAAPTHPRTVAMSCTGQAPRVCVPPEYQPYAEQLRRDAMGPIDDLKAAGIPAPQELRITSASTPLKPGTWPLYWSLPALHEQASQERYEADLAESAVAGVAATAGVRDCQQPGSPAAAWAALVIGLDTQSIQQAMLPAEWTALQKVRQMPAADQADWFKQKVASQEHCNRVGT; this comes from the coding sequence ATGACCATCACCTGGGCAAACCTCCGCGCCTCCGCCGCACCGTGGCTGCTCCTCCCCGCCCTGATCTACATCAGCCTGTACATCGGCGACGTCACCTACACCGCCCCCTCCCACTACGGTGTGGAATCCGGCGAGATAGCCGCTTTCCCCATGGCAGTCATCGCCCCGGCCGCTGCCGGCGCCACCGCATGGGAAGCAGGCCGACACCGCCTCCTGGGCGCCATGCGTGCTACCAGCCCCCGCAATCCTGTCGTGCAGCTCCTGCGAGCCGTCACCCCCGCCCTGATCCTCTACGTCGTTCTCGCCGTCGCAGCACTCGTCTTCGCCCGCAACGCGACAGGCGTGTGGCCCGGTGATGCCGGTTGGCTCGCCGCGGCCCACCTCATCGTTCTCCCTCTCGGATGGACGATCATCGGCTGGTGCGCTGGACGCACCCTTCCGGGCAGCATCGCTGCCCCGCTCGTGGCGATCGGCTGTTGGGCCTGGCTCGCGATGCCGCACTCCTTCACCAACCCCTCCCTACGACACCTGGGAGGCTTCATCGACGGCGGTTCCACCGTCACCGACATCCGAGACCCCGCCGTCTACCTCGTCCCGTGGGGTGTCGTTGCCGGTCTGGCCGTCGCCGCGTGGCTTTTGACCAGCCCACACCGGCGCGGTCTCAAGGCCACGATCGGCGCCGTGACCGCCGCGGCGACCCTCGTCACCGGCTACCTTGCCGTGACCGACTGGGGATACGCGGCCCCCACCCATCCCCGTACGGTCGCCATGTCCTGTACCGGACAAGCTCCCAGAGTGTGTGTGCCGCCGGAGTACCAGCCGTATGCCGAGCAGCTGCGCCGAGACGCCATGGGGCCGATCGACGACCTGAAGGCCGCAGGCATTCCCGCCCCTCAGGAGCTGCGCATCACCTCTGCCAGTACACCGCTCAAGCCGGGCACTTGGCCGCTGTACTGGTCGCTTCCCGCTCTCCATGAGCAAGCCTCCCAGGAGCGGTACGAGGCTGATCTCGCCGAATCAGCCGTAGCCGGTGTGGCCGCCACCGCTGGTGTGCGCGACTGCCAGCAGCCCGGCTCTCCCGCAGCCGCCTGGGCCGCACTCGTCATTGGCCTCGACACACAATCCATCCAGCAGGCGATGCTCCCCGCCGAATGGACGGCACTCCAGAAGGTCCGTCAGATGCCCGCCGCAGACCAGGCCGACTGGTTCAAGCAGAAGGTCGCAAGCCAGGAGCACTGCAACCGGGTGGGCACGTGA
- a CDS encoding DUF397 domain-containing protein, whose protein sequence is MPEFDFVKSSYSTSGGECVEVARNIPHTVAVRDSKDPSGAILRLTPEAWAHFTASCPRMTRCSA, encoded by the coding sequence TTGCCCGAGTTCGACTTCGTGAAGTCCAGCTACAGCACGTCCGGCGGGGAGTGCGTCGAAGTTGCCCGCAACATCCCCCACACCGTCGCCGTCCGCGACTCAAAAGACCCCAGCGGCGCGATACTTCGCCTCACCCCGGAAGCCTGGGCTCACTTCACGGCATCGTGCCCTCGTATGACCCGTTGCTCGGCGTGA
- a CDS encoding glycosyltransferase, whose amino-acid sequence MRVLVVTVVHHPEDARILHRQIAALRERGHQIVYAAPFAACGVVTPRSGVEGVDLPRAVGRDRRAALRAAAKLLAERGPEADVVLLHDPELLLALPGAMRHWRRGGRAPVTVWDVHEDTAAALVMKRWVPGVLRPPLRLGMRAAERLAERHLRLLLAEDAYQARFRDVHPVVPNFATVPPLPPEPPCDGRVVYLGHLSRARGVLDMIETARLLGPAVRVEVIGAANPDVRDALTQAHREGVLRWYGFLPNNRALAKLSGALAGLSLLHDQPNYRHSRPTKVVEYMAHGVPVVTTPTPFASELVERHGCGLVVPYEDPAAAAEAVRRLRADPELRAHAARQGREAALAGLNWQVRAAEFAALLERWVNEADTGKRVASGSAPKSDAALVG is encoded by the coding sequence ATGCGTGTACTCGTCGTCACGGTGGTGCATCACCCCGAGGATGCTCGGATCCTGCACCGGCAGATCGCCGCCCTCCGAGAGCGCGGCCACCAGATCGTGTACGCGGCACCGTTCGCGGCATGCGGCGTCGTGACGCCACGGTCGGGCGTTGAGGGCGTAGACCTCCCCCGGGCCGTCGGCCGCGACCGCCGCGCTGCGCTGCGCGCGGCCGCCAAGTTGCTGGCCGAGCGCGGGCCGGAGGCGGACGTAGTGCTGCTGCACGACCCGGAACTGCTGCTGGCCCTGCCCGGCGCGATGCGCCATTGGCGGCGTGGCGGGCGGGCTCCGGTGACGGTGTGGGACGTGCACGAGGACACGGCAGCGGCGCTCGTCATGAAGCGCTGGGTGCCGGGCGTGCTGCGGCCACCGCTGAGGCTGGGAATGCGGGCCGCCGAACGGCTGGCGGAGCGGCATCTGCGGCTCCTGCTGGCCGAGGACGCTTACCAGGCCCGCTTCCGCGATGTCCACCCCGTCGTGCCGAACTTCGCGACCGTACCGCCCCTTCCACCCGAGCCGCCCTGCGACGGCCGCGTCGTTTATCTCGGTCACCTGTCCCGGGCACGCGGCGTACTGGACATGATCGAAACAGCGCGTCTGCTGGGACCCGCCGTGCGGGTCGAGGTGATCGGCGCGGCGAACCCGGACGTACGAGACGCACTCACACAGGCCCACCGGGAAGGAGTGCTGCGCTGGTACGGCTTCCTGCCCAACAACCGTGCGCTCGCCAAGCTTTCGGGCGCTCTGGCCGGCCTCTCGCTCCTGCACGACCAGCCCAACTACCGCCACTCGCGCCCGACCAAGGTCGTCGAGTACATGGCCCACGGTGTACCGGTCGTCACCACGCCCACCCCGTTCGCGTCGGAGCTGGTCGAGCGGCACGGCTGCGGACTGGTCGTACCGTACGAGGATCCGGCGGCCGCGGCGGAGGCCGTACGACGTCTGCGTGCCGACCCCGAACTCCGAGCGCACGCAGCTCGGCAGGGTCGTGAGGCCGCCCTCGCCGGTCTGAACTGGCAGGTCAGAGCCGCCGAGTTCGCGGCCCTGCTGGAGCGATGGGTGAACGAGGCCGACACCGGCAAGCGCGTCGCTTCCGGCTCCGCACCAAAGAGTGACGCGGCTCTTGTCGGCTGA
- a CDS encoding nucleotide sugar dehydrogenase: MSALLAEEEERDDRVELAVIGLGYVGLPLAREAASVGLRVVGLDRDPWVVAGLNAGRSHVDDVSDEDVRRMREAGFTACTDDACLARAQTVVICVPTPLSEDGGPDLRAVTSAARAVASRLRPGQLVVLESTTYPGTTEEVVRPLLEESGLRAGEDFALAFSPERIDPGNTTHGLRETPKVVGGCTPSCAAQAVAFYGKLVDTVVQAKGTREAEMAKLLENTYRHVNIALVNELAIISRELNVDVWDAIRCADTKPFGFQAFRPSAGVGGHCIPIDPNYLSYKVRSSLGYDFRFVELAQDINRRMPEYVVRRAQDLLNTAGRPLRGSRVLLLGVTYKPDVADQRETPALPVARLLRGRKAEVSFHDPHVPLWTVDGVTVPRVGDLMAAVRDHDLTILLQDHSAYDLPLLADEARLLFDTRGRIFQPGVEVL, from the coding sequence TTGAGTGCACTACTGGCTGAGGAGGAAGAACGCGACGACCGCGTCGAACTCGCGGTGATCGGTCTCGGTTACGTCGGACTGCCGCTCGCGCGTGAGGCGGCCTCCGTCGGCCTGAGAGTCGTGGGGCTCGACCGGGACCCCTGGGTCGTCGCGGGACTCAACGCCGGCCGCTCCCACGTCGACGACGTGTCGGATGAGGACGTCCGCCGGATGCGGGAGGCGGGCTTCACGGCGTGCACGGACGACGCCTGTCTCGCCCGGGCGCAAACCGTGGTGATCTGCGTGCCGACCCCGCTCAGCGAGGACGGAGGACCCGACCTGAGAGCGGTGACCTCGGCCGCCCGCGCGGTCGCGAGCAGGCTGCGGCCCGGACAGCTCGTCGTCCTGGAGTCGACCACCTATCCGGGCACCACCGAGGAGGTCGTACGGCCGCTACTGGAGGAGTCCGGGCTGCGGGCGGGCGAAGACTTCGCACTGGCCTTCTCACCGGAGCGCATCGACCCCGGCAACACCACGCACGGACTGCGCGAGACACCCAAGGTGGTCGGCGGTTGCACCCCGTCGTGCGCCGCCCAGGCGGTCGCCTTCTACGGAAAGCTCGTCGACACGGTCGTCCAGGCCAAGGGCACCCGCGAGGCCGAGATGGCCAAACTGCTGGAGAACACCTATCGGCACGTGAACATCGCACTCGTCAACGAACTGGCCATCATCAGCCGCGAGTTGAATGTCGACGTCTGGGACGCCATCCGCTGCGCGGACACCAAACCTTTCGGCTTCCAGGCCTTCCGGCCGAGCGCCGGAGTGGGCGGGCACTGCATCCCCATCGACCCCAACTACCTGTCGTACAAGGTGCGTTCCTCGCTCGGCTACGACTTCCGCTTCGTCGAGCTCGCCCAGGACATCAACCGGCGGATGCCCGAGTACGTCGTACGTCGCGCCCAGGACCTCCTCAACACCGCGGGCCGGCCGCTGCGCGGCTCCCGGGTGCTGCTACTCGGCGTCACCTACAAGCCCGACGTCGCGGACCAGCGCGAGACCCCGGCCCTGCCGGTGGCCCGGCTGTTGCGAGGGCGGAAAGCCGAAGTGTCCTTCCATGACCCGCACGTGCCGCTGTGGACCGTCGACGGGGTGACCGTCCCACGCGTCGGCGATCTCATGGCGGCCGTACGCGATCACGACCTGACGATCCTGCTGCAAGACCACTCGGCGTACGACCTGCCGTTGCTCGCCGACGAGGCCCGCCTGCTGTTCGACACCCGAGGGCGGATCTTCCAGCCCGGGGTCGAAGTTCTGTAG